From a region of the Streptomyces sp. NBC_00102 genome:
- a CDS encoding MaoC family dehydratase → MQFGRTFEEFEVGAVYKHWPGKTVTEYDDHLFCLLTMNHHPLHMDSNYAENTTDFGKNVVVGNYVYSLLLGMSVPDVSGKAIANLEVESLRHIAPTFHGDTIYGETTVLDKTPSKSKSDRGIVYVETRGFKQDGTVVCVFRRKVMVPTQEYIEARGGEQPGRPTPAPAN, encoded by the coding sequence ATGCAGTTCGGACGCACCTTCGAGGAGTTCGAGGTCGGCGCGGTCTACAAGCACTGGCCCGGCAAGACGGTCACCGAGTACGACGACCACCTGTTCTGCCTGCTGACCATGAACCACCACCCGCTGCACATGGACAGCAACTACGCCGAGAACACGACCGACTTCGGCAAGAACGTGGTCGTCGGCAACTACGTGTACTCGCTGCTGCTGGGCATGTCGGTGCCGGACGTCTCGGGCAAGGCCATCGCCAACCTGGAGGTGGAATCGCTCCGGCACATCGCCCCCACCTTCCACGGCGACACGATCTACGGCGAGACCACCGTGCTCGACAAGACGCCGTCGAAGTCCAAGAGCGACCGGGGCATCGTGTACGTCGAGACCCGGGGCTTCAAGCAGGACGGCACCGTCGTCTGCGTCTTCCGGCGCAAGGTGATGGTTCCCACGCAGGAGTACATCGAGGCGCGCGGCGGCGAGCAGCCCGGCCGCCCGACTCCCGCCCCCGCCAACTAA
- a CDS encoding CoA ester lyase: MTTPTPVNRLRPRRSCLAVPGSNPRFLEKAQGLPADQVFLDLEDACAPLAKEGARHTIVDALNQGDWTGKTRVVRVNDWTTHWTYRDVITVVEGAGQNLDCIMLPKVQDAEQVVALDLLLTQIEKTMGFEVGRIGIEAQIENAKGLVNIDTIAAASPRLETLIFGPADFMASINMKTLVVGQQPPGYGADAYHYILMRILMAARTHDLQAIDGPFLQIRDVDAYREVAGRAAALGFDGKWVLHPGQVDAANEVFSPSQGDYDHAELILDAYDWCTSEEGGKKGSAMLGDEMIDEASRKMALVVAGKGRAAGMRRTSKFEAPEA; this comes from the coding sequence ATGACCACGCCCACGCCCGTGAACCGGCTGCGCCCCCGCCGCTCGTGTCTGGCCGTGCCCGGCTCCAACCCGCGCTTCCTGGAGAAGGCCCAGGGCCTCCCGGCCGACCAGGTCTTCCTCGACCTGGAGGACGCCTGCGCGCCGCTCGCCAAGGAAGGGGCGCGGCACACCATCGTCGACGCGCTCAACCAGGGCGACTGGACCGGCAAGACCAGGGTGGTGCGGGTCAACGACTGGACCACGCACTGGACGTACCGGGACGTCATCACGGTCGTCGAGGGCGCCGGGCAGAACCTCGACTGCATCATGCTGCCGAAGGTCCAGGACGCCGAGCAGGTCGTGGCGCTGGACCTGCTGCTCACCCAGATCGAGAAGACGATGGGCTTCGAGGTCGGCCGGATCGGCATCGAGGCGCAGATCGAGAACGCCAAGGGCCTGGTGAACATCGACACCATCGCGGCGGCCTCGCCCCGGCTGGAGACCCTGATCTTCGGCCCGGCCGACTTCATGGCGTCCATCAACATGAAGACCCTGGTCGTCGGCCAGCAGCCGCCCGGCTACGGCGCCGACGCGTACCACTACATCCTGATGCGCATCCTGATGGCGGCCCGTACGCACGACCTCCAGGCGATCGACGGACCGTTCCTGCAGATCCGTGACGTGGACGCCTACCGCGAGGTGGCCGGCCGCGCCGCGGCGCTGGGATTCGACGGCAAGTGGGTGCTGCACCCGGGCCAGGTCGACGCGGCCAACGAGGTCTTCTCGCCGTCGCAGGGGGACTACGACCACGCCGAACTGATCCTCGACGCCTACGACTGGTGCACCTCGGAGGAGGGCGGCAAGAAGGGTTCGGCGATGCTCGGCGACGAGATGATCGACGAGGCGAGCCGCAAGATGGCGCTGGTCGTCGCGGGCAAGGGGCGGGCGGCCGGGATGCGGCGCACCTCGAAGTTCGAAGCCCCGGAGGCCTGA
- a CDS encoding protein meaA, translating into MTERRKDRPWLMRTYAGHSTAEASNELYRRNLAKGQTGLSVAFDLPTQTGYDPDHVLARGEVGRVGVPVSHLGDMRRLFQDIPLEQMNTSMTINATAMWLLALYQVVAEEQGADPGKLQGTTQNDIVKEYLSRGTHVFPPGPSLRLTTDMITYTVNHIPKWNPINICSYHLQEAGATPVQEIAYAMSTAVAVLDAVRDSGQVPEEKFGAVVARISFFVNAGVRFIEEMCKMRAFGRIWDRITRERYGITDPKQRRFRYGVQVNSLGLTEAQPENNVQRIVLEMLAVTLSKDARARAVQLPAWNEALGLPRPWDQQWSLRIQQVLAHESDLLEYEDIFDGSRVIEAKVDSLVEEALEEIDRIEQMGGAMAAVESGYLKSELVASHAERRARIESGEEKIIGVNVHEATEPSPLTADLDGAIMTVDPENEARVVAALHAWRDARDEARATESLAALKKAAAGTDNLMTATVECARAGVTTGEWSWALRDVFGEFRAPTGVSSAPVAVTAEPGTPLAAVRAKVARTAEDLGCGRLRLLVGKPGLDGHSNGAEQIAVRARDAGFEVVYQGIRLTPEQIVSAALAEDVHCVGLSILSGSHAELVPDVLHRLREAGADDVPVIAGGIIPPADAAALVRAGVAAVFTPKDFGITEIIGRIVDEIRKANKLDPLEVPA; encoded by the coding sequence ATGACCGAACGTCGCAAGGACCGTCCGTGGCTCATGCGGACGTACGCGGGCCACTCGACGGCCGAGGCGTCCAACGAGCTCTACCGGCGCAACCTCGCCAAGGGGCAGACGGGTCTCTCCGTCGCCTTCGACCTGCCGACCCAGACCGGCTACGACCCCGACCACGTCCTCGCCCGCGGCGAGGTCGGACGGGTGGGGGTGCCGGTCTCCCATCTCGGCGACATGCGCCGGCTGTTCCAGGACATCCCGCTGGAACAGATGAACACCTCGATGACGATCAACGCCACCGCGATGTGGCTGCTGGCGCTCTACCAGGTCGTCGCCGAGGAGCAGGGCGCGGACCCCGGCAAGCTCCAGGGCACCACGCAGAACGACATCGTCAAGGAGTACCTCTCGCGCGGGACGCACGTCTTCCCGCCCGGGCCCTCCCTGCGGCTGACCACCGACATGATCACGTACACGGTCAATCACATCCCCAAGTGGAACCCGATCAACATCTGCAGCTACCACCTGCAGGAGGCCGGGGCCACGCCCGTCCAGGAGATCGCGTACGCCATGTCCACGGCCGTCGCCGTGCTGGACGCGGTGCGCGACTCCGGGCAGGTGCCCGAGGAGAAGTTCGGCGCGGTGGTCGCGCGCATCTCCTTCTTCGTGAACGCGGGCGTCCGCTTCATCGAGGAGATGTGCAAGATGCGTGCCTTCGGGCGGATCTGGGACCGCATCACCCGCGAGCGGTACGGCATCACCGACCCCAAGCAACGGCGGTTCCGCTACGGCGTGCAGGTCAACTCCCTCGGCCTCACCGAGGCGCAGCCGGAGAACAACGTCCAGCGCATCGTCCTGGAGATGCTGGCCGTCACCCTCTCCAAGGACGCCCGCGCCCGCGCGGTGCAACTGCCCGCGTGGAACGAGGCACTGGGCCTGCCGCGCCCCTGGGACCAGCAGTGGTCGCTCCGCATCCAGCAGGTGCTGGCGCACGAGAGCGATCTGCTGGAGTACGAGGACATCTTCGACGGCTCCCGGGTGATCGAGGCGAAGGTGGACTCCCTGGTGGAGGAGGCGCTGGAGGAGATTGACCGGATCGAGCAGATGGGCGGCGCGATGGCGGCCGTCGAGTCCGGTTACCTCAAGTCCGAGCTGGTCGCCTCGCACGCGGAGCGGCGGGCCCGGATCGAGAGCGGCGAGGAGAAGATCATCGGCGTCAACGTCCACGAGGCGACCGAGCCCAGCCCGCTCACCGCGGACCTGGACGGCGCCATCATGACGGTCGACCCCGAGAACGAGGCGCGGGTGGTCGCCGCCCTGCACGCCTGGCGCGACGCACGCGACGAGGCACGCGCCACCGAGTCCCTGGCGGCCCTGAAGAAAGCCGCCGCCGGTACGGACAACCTGATGACCGCCACGGTCGAGTGCGCCCGCGCCGGGGTGACCACCGGGGAGTGGTCCTGGGCGCTGCGGGACGTGTTCGGCGAGTTCCGGGCGCCGACCGGGGTCTCGTCCGCGCCGGTCGCCGTGACCGCCGAGCCGGGCACCCCGCTGGCGGCGGTCCGCGCGAAGGTGGCCCGTACCGCCGAGGACCTCGGCTGCGGTCGGCTGCGGCTGCTGGTCGGCAAGCCGGGGCTCGACGGGCACTCCAACGGCGCCGAGCAGATCGCCGTACGCGCGCGCGACGCCGGGTTCGAGGTGGTCTACCAGGGCATCAGGCTGACGCCCGAACAGATCGTCTCCGCCGCGCTGGCCGAGGACGTGCACTGCGTGGGCCTGTCGATCCTCTCCGGCTCGCACGCCGAGCTCGTCCCCGACGTGCTCCACCGGCTGCGCGAGGCCGGCGCGGACGACGTCCCGGTGATCGCCGGCGGGATCATCCCGCCCGCCGACGCCGCCGCTCTCGTCCGGGCCGGGGTCGCCGCCGTCTTCACCCCGAAGGACTTCGGTATCACGGAGATCATCGGCCGTATCGTCGACGAGATCCGCAAAGCCAACAAGCTCGACCCTCTGGAGGTCCCCGCATGA
- the ccrA gene encoding crotonyl-CoA carboxylase/reductase, whose protein sequence is MKEILDAIQSQESTAADFAALPLPESYRAVTVHKDEAGIFEGRATRDKDPRESLHLDEVPVPQLGPGEALVAVMASSVNYNSVWTSIFEPVSTFGFLERYGRLSELTKRHDLPYHVIGSDLAGVVLRTGPGVNAWHPGDEVVAHCLSVELESSDGHNDTMLDPEQRIWGFETNFGGLAEIALVKSNQLMPKPAHLSWEEAAAPGLVNSTAYRQLVSRNGAGMKQGDNVLIWGASGGLGSYATQFALAGGANPICVVSNDQKADICRRMGAEAIIDRNAEGYKFWKDESHQDPREWKRFGKRIRELTGGEDVDIVFEHPGRETFGASVYVTRKGGTIVTCASTSGYTHEYDNRYLWMSLKKIVGSHFANYREAWEANRLVAKGKIHPTLSRVYSLEETGQAAHDVHRNVHQGKVGVLALAPREGLGVRDEELRAKHIDAINLFRTTPAEPATPSSRNV, encoded by the coding sequence GTGAAGGAAATCCTGGACGCGATCCAGTCGCAGGAAAGCACAGCGGCCGACTTCGCGGCGCTGCCCCTCCCCGAGTCGTACCGCGCGGTGACCGTGCACAAGGACGAAGCGGGAATCTTCGAGGGGCGGGCCACCCGCGACAAGGACCCGCGCGAATCGCTCCACCTCGACGAGGTCCCGGTGCCCCAACTCGGCCCGGGCGAGGCCCTGGTCGCCGTCATGGCCAGTTCGGTGAACTACAACTCCGTCTGGACCTCGATCTTCGAGCCGGTCTCCACCTTCGGCTTCCTGGAGCGGTACGGCCGCCTCAGCGAGCTGACCAAGCGCCATGACCTGCCGTACCACGTCATCGGCTCCGACCTCGCGGGCGTCGTGCTGCGCACCGGGCCCGGCGTGAACGCCTGGCACCCGGGCGACGAGGTCGTCGCGCACTGCCTCTCCGTCGAACTGGAGTCGTCCGACGGCCACAACGACACGATGCTCGACCCCGAGCAGCGCATCTGGGGCTTCGAGACCAACTTCGGCGGCCTCGCCGAGATCGCGCTCGTCAAGTCCAACCAGCTGATGCCCAAGCCCGCCCACCTCAGCTGGGAGGAGGCGGCGGCACCCGGCCTCGTCAACTCGACCGCCTACCGCCAGCTCGTCTCGCGCAACGGCGCGGGCATGAAGCAGGGCGACAACGTGCTGATCTGGGGGGCGAGCGGCGGACTCGGTTCGTACGCCACCCAGTTCGCGCTGGCCGGCGGCGCCAACCCGATCTGCGTGGTCTCCAACGACCAGAAGGCGGACATCTGCCGGCGGATGGGCGCCGAGGCGATCATCGACCGCAACGCCGAGGGCTACAAGTTCTGGAAGGACGAGAGCCACCAGGACCCCCGCGAGTGGAAGCGGTTCGGCAAGCGCATCCGCGAACTGACCGGCGGCGAGGACGTCGACATCGTCTTCGAGCACCCCGGCCGCGAGACCTTCGGCGCCTCCGTCTACGTCACCCGCAAGGGCGGCACCATCGTCACCTGCGCCTCCACCTCCGGGTACACCCACGAGTACGACAACCGGTACCTGTGGATGTCGCTCAAGAAGATCGTCGGCTCCCACTTCGCCAACTACCGCGAGGCGTGGGAGGCGAACCGGCTGGTGGCGAAGGGGAAGATCCACCCGACGCTCTCCCGCGTGTACTCCCTGGAGGAGACCGGCCAGGCCGCCCACGACGTCCACCGCAACGTCCATCAGGGCAAGGTCGGCGTCCTCGCGCTGGCCCCGCGCGAGGGCCTGGGCGTGCGCGACGAGGAACTGCGCGCGAAGCACATCGACGCCATCAACCTGTTCCGCACCACCCCCGCGGAGCCGGCCACCCCTTCCAGCCGGAACGTCTGA
- a CDS encoding GNAT family N-acetyltransferase, with translation MRTHEELLALFDDEMRENARPDGPGARVERDGPVVRRSGGPDDWNGVVWSSPELDEEGAEAAVAAQLAHYGALGAALGVASFEWKVYSHDRPAGLADRLGAAGFVPEPPETLMVAAVADLPADAGPPAGVELREVRDEAGVRLMAEAHEAAFGRDASWLRDHMLARLAAAPEEFFGLVAVADGLPVSSARMELYPGTSFAGLWGGGTHPEWRGRGIYRALVAHRARTAAAHGVEYLQVDASADSAPILARLGFTALATTTPYVYRIAS, from the coding sequence ATGCGTACCCACGAGGAACTCTTGGCCCTGTTCGATGACGAGATGCGGGAGAACGCCCGCCCCGACGGCCCCGGTGCACGGGTGGAGCGGGACGGGCCGGTGGTCCGCCGGAGCGGCGGCCCCGACGACTGGAACGGTGTGGTGTGGTCCTCGCCGGAGCTCGACGAGGAGGGCGCCGAAGCCGCCGTGGCGGCGCAGCTCGCGCATTACGGGGCGCTCGGCGCGGCCCTGGGTGTCGCGTCCTTCGAATGGAAGGTCTACAGCCACGACCGCCCAGCCGGTCTGGCGGACCGGCTGGGCGCGGCGGGCTTCGTCCCGGAGCCTCCGGAGACGCTGATGGTGGCCGCGGTGGCGGACCTGCCGGCCGACGCCGGGCCGCCCGCCGGGGTGGAGCTGCGCGAGGTGCGCGACGAGGCCGGGGTGAGGCTGATGGCCGAGGCGCACGAGGCGGCGTTCGGCAGGGACGCCTCGTGGCTGCGCGACCACATGCTGGCGCGGCTGGCGGCGGCGCCGGAGGAGTTCTTCGGGCTGGTGGCAGTGGCGGACGGGCTGCCGGTGAGTTCGGCGCGGATGGAGCTGTACCCGGGCACCTCCTTCGCGGGGCTCTGGGGCGGCGGTACGCACCCCGAGTGGCGGGGGCGCGGCATCTACCGCGCGCTGGTGGCGCACCGGGCCCGCACCGCCGCCGCGCACGGGGTCGAGTACCTCCAGGTCGACGCGTCCGCGGACTCGGCCCCGATCCTGGCGCGGCTGGGCTTCACGGCGCTCGCCACCACGACGCCGTACGTGTACCGCATCGCGTCGTAG
- a CDS encoding restriction endonuclease: protein MRGRTRGSRRDFSLRRTTVGFALAAVLLGVGGMLLRSAWQSVGGHPAVRGALVLLVLAGAVALLRRRRRRRHAARLAAAVTEAAEELVDTALAEIDEAVEAEAVAGPVFVPGPAPAPEPAPVDFAALDPYAFEEAVAELCRRDGCRDAEVVGGAGDLGADVLATTPDGRRLVVQCKRYGPANKVGSQDLQRFGGTCYAVHGAEVAVVVSTGEFTAPATEYAAACGILCVDAEALAGWSGGALPPPWELPAALGGTGLPEPV from the coding sequence ATGCGCGGGCGCACACGGGGGAGCCGCCGGGACTTCAGCCTCCGGCGCACGACCGTGGGGTTCGCCCTCGCGGCGGTCCTGCTCGGGGTCGGCGGGATGCTGCTCCGCAGCGCCTGGCAGAGCGTCGGCGGCCATCCCGCCGTCCGGGGCGCACTCGTCCTGCTCGTGCTCGCGGGCGCGGTCGCCCTGCTGCGACGGCGCCGCCGGCGCAGGCACGCCGCCCGGCTCGCTGCGGCCGTCACCGAGGCGGCGGAGGAGCTGGTGGACACCGCGCTGGCGGAGATCGACGAGGCGGTGGAGGCGGAGGCTGTGGCCGGGCCGGTGTTCGTCCCCGGGCCCGCACCCGCGCCCGAGCCGGCTCCGGTGGACTTCGCGGCCCTCGATCCGTACGCCTTCGAGGAGGCCGTGGCCGAACTCTGCCGCCGTGACGGCTGCCGGGACGCCGAGGTGGTGGGCGGCGCCGGGGACCTCGGCGCCGACGTGCTCGCCACCACCCCGGACGGCCGCCGCCTCGTCGTCCAGTGCAAGCGCTACGGCCCTGCCAACAAGGTCGGCTCGCAGGATCTCCAGCGGTTCGGCGGGACCTGCTACGCCGTTCACGGAGCCGAGGTGGCGGTCGTGGTGAGCACGGGGGAGTTCACCGCCCCCGCCACCGAGTACGCGGCGGCCTGCGGCATCCTCTGTGTGGACGCGGAGGCACTGGCGGGCTGGAGCGGGGGAGCGCTGCCGCCGCCGTGGGAGCTCCCGGCGGCCCTGGGCGGGACGGGTCTGCCGGAACCGGTCTGA
- a CDS encoding TetR family transcriptional regulator, which yields MSQPARSPRATAASDAPESTAVTRAAAQRLKMRRELAAAAMELFATQGYEGTTVDEIAGAAGVARRTFFRHFRSKEEAIFPDHDDTLVRAEAVLNAAPSHEHPLDTVCRGIKEVMKMYAAKPAVSVARYKLTREVPALREAEIASVARYERLFTRYLLGHFDERDSHVGNDDPLLAEVAASAVVTAHNHVLRRWLRADGQGDVEAQLDHAFAIVRETFGTGIGAGRIAGTEPAKEPAAPAASVSSDGEVLVAVARTDAPLDEVMRTIQQALKER from the coding sequence ATGTCCCAGCCCGCCAGGTCCCCCCGTGCCACCGCCGCCTCCGACGCTCCGGAGAGCACGGCAGTCACCCGTGCCGCCGCGCAGCGGCTCAAAATGCGCCGCGAACTGGCCGCCGCGGCCATGGAGCTCTTCGCCACGCAGGGGTACGAGGGCACCACCGTGGACGAGATCGCGGGTGCCGCGGGTGTGGCCCGTCGGACCTTCTTCCGGCACTTCCGGTCGAAGGAGGAGGCGATCTTCCCGGACCACGACGACACCCTGGTGCGGGCCGAGGCGGTGCTGAACGCGGCCCCCTCCCACGAACACCCGCTCGACACGGTGTGCCGGGGCATCAAGGAGGTCATGAAGATGTACGCGGCCAAGCCCGCCGTCTCCGTGGCCCGCTACAAGCTCACCCGCGAGGTGCCGGCGCTCCGGGAGGCCGAGATCGCCTCGGTGGCCCGCTACGAGCGGCTCTTCACGCGTTATCTGCTGGGCCACTTCGACGAGCGCGACAGCCATGTCGGCAACGACGACCCGCTGCTGGCCGAGGTCGCCGCGTCCGCCGTGGTGACCGCGCACAACCACGTGTTGCGGCGCTGGCTGCGCGCGGACGGCCAGGGCGACGTCGAGGCCCAGCTGGACCACGCCTTCGCCATCGTGCGGGAGACCTTCGGGACCGGCATCGGCGCGGGCCGGATCGCCGGCACCGAACCGGCGAAGGAGCCCGCGGCGCCCGCCGCCTCGGTCTCCTCGGACGGCGAGGTACTGGTCGCGGTGGCGCGGACGGACGCCCCGCTGGACGAGGTCATGCGCACGATCCAGCAGGCCCTGAAGGAGCGCTGA
- a CDS encoding MerR family transcriptional regulator: MRIGELAGIVGVTTRAVRHYHRIGLLPEPPRQPNGYRDYTLSDAVELARVRRLTELGLSLDEVGDVLADDKGRDPVEILAELDADLARQEEAIRQRRVRLGRLLEQAERTGRLPAEAPVSPELAAFFDDMARASARLPGPEPAMAARERELLALVETGSPDADRDRLHALLHAMGRSLSADAEAMRRAHAVYERVEALAGADEDDPLVEEAARAIAGSIPDDVVRAFTAPEARSGPGAESGLADVLFAEFPPAQAAAVRRAVELLGERAAGERTAGDRAAGGSTTGESKAGQIGAGEGAE; encoded by the coding sequence ATGAGAATCGGAGAGCTCGCCGGCATCGTCGGTGTCACGACCCGCGCCGTGCGGCACTACCACCGCATCGGGCTGCTGCCCGAGCCGCCCCGGCAGCCCAACGGCTACCGCGACTACACGCTGAGCGATGCCGTCGAGCTGGCCCGCGTCCGCCGGCTGACCGAGCTCGGCCTCAGCCTCGACGAGGTCGGGGACGTCCTCGCGGACGACAAGGGCAGGGACCCCGTGGAAATCCTCGCCGAACTGGACGCCGACCTGGCACGCCAGGAGGAGGCCATCCGGCAGCGGCGCGTCCGGCTGGGCCGGCTGCTGGAACAGGCCGAACGGACCGGCCGGCTGCCCGCCGAGGCCCCGGTCTCCCCGGAGCTCGCCGCCTTCTTCGACGACATGGCCCGCGCGTCGGCGCGACTGCCCGGACCCGAACCGGCCATGGCAGCCAGGGAGAGGGAACTGCTGGCCCTCGTGGAGACCGGCTCGCCGGACGCCGACCGGGACCGGCTCCACGCCCTGCTGCACGCCATGGGACGGAGCCTGAGCGCGGACGCCGAGGCCATGCGGCGCGCTCACGCGGTGTACGAGCGCGTGGAGGCTCTGGCGGGGGCGGACGAGGACGATCCGCTGGTGGAAGAGGCCGCCCGGGCCATCGCCGGAAGCATCCCGGACGATGTGGTGCGGGCGTTCACCGCGCCGGAGGCAAGGAGTGGGCCGGGTGCGGAGAGCGGTCTCGCCGATGTCCTCTTCGCCGAGTTCCCTCCCGCGCAGGCGGCGGCCGTACGCCGCGCCGTCGAACTGCTCGGGGAGCGCGCGGCCGGAGAGCGTACGGCTGGGGACCGCGCGGCCGGAGGGAGCACCACCGGAGAGAGCAAGGCCGGACAGATCGGGGCCGGGGAGGGTGCGGAGTGA
- a CDS encoding 3-hydroxyacyl-CoA dehydrogenase family protein — MDTPFTTIAVVGLGTMGTGIAEVLARAGREVIGIDIDQAAARRAVASLEASTARAVSRERLSEREREDVLARFRTFSDLSAAADAELVIEVVPESYEIKQQVIRELDAVVAPGAILATGTNALSVTRLAAESQRPERVLGLHFFNPAPAMKLVEVVSSVLTAPPAVEAVTALARELGKEPVAVGDRPGFVADGLLFGYLNQAAAMYEANYASREDIDAAMRLGCGLPMGPLALLDLIGIDTARTVLEAMYAASHDRLHAPAPVLGQLSEAGLTGRKAGRGFYAYAAPGSQDVVPDALTPGEDAARVPGRPVTAVGVAGSGTMASGIAEVFAKAGYAVVLAARTQEKADAAKGRIATSLDRSVAKGRLTAEARDETLARITAAGSLDAFAEVDLAVEAVAEDLLVKQQLFATLDKVCKPGAVLATTTSSLPVVSVARATSRPQDVVGMHFFNPAPAMKLVEVVRTVLTADDVHATVREVCAKVRKHPVDCGDRAGFIVNALLFPYLNNAIKMVEEHYATLDDIDAAMKLGGGYPMGPFELLDVVGLDVSLAIEKVLHQEFRDPGLAPAPLLEHLVAAGCLGRKTGRGFREHTRR, encoded by the coding sequence ATGGACACCCCGTTCACCACCATCGCCGTCGTCGGCCTCGGCACCATGGGCACCGGCATCGCCGAGGTCCTGGCCCGTGCGGGCCGCGAGGTCATCGGCATCGACATCGACCAGGCCGCGGCCCGCCGGGCGGTCGCCTCGCTGGAGGCGTCCACCGCCCGCGCCGTGAGCCGTGAGCGCCTCTCCGAGCGGGAGCGCGAGGACGTCCTCGCCCGTTTCCGTACCTTCTCCGACCTGTCGGCCGCCGCCGACGCCGAGCTGGTCATCGAGGTGGTGCCGGAGTCGTACGAGATCAAGCAGCAGGTGATCCGGGAGCTGGACGCGGTGGTGGCGCCGGGCGCGATCCTGGCGACCGGTACCAACGCCCTGTCGGTGACCCGGCTGGCCGCCGAGTCGCAGCGTCCGGAGCGGGTGCTCGGGCTCCACTTCTTCAATCCGGCACCGGCGATGAAGCTCGTGGAGGTGGTCTCCTCGGTGCTGACCGCCCCGCCCGCCGTGGAGGCCGTCACCGCGCTGGCACGTGAGCTGGGCAAGGAGCCGGTCGCGGTCGGTGACCGCCCGGGGTTCGTGGCGGACGGCCTGCTCTTCGGCTACCTCAACCAGGCCGCCGCCATGTACGAGGCGAACTACGCCTCCCGCGAGGACATCGACGCGGCGATGCGGCTCGGCTGCGGGCTCCCGATGGGGCCGCTGGCGCTCCTCGACCTGATCGGCATCGACACCGCGCGCACGGTGCTGGAGGCGATGTACGCGGCCTCGCACGACCGGCTGCACGCGCCGGCCCCGGTCCTCGGCCAGCTCAGCGAGGCCGGGCTGACCGGCCGCAAGGCGGGCCGCGGCTTCTACGCGTACGCGGCGCCGGGCAGCCAGGACGTGGTCCCGGACGCGCTCACCCCGGGCGAGGACGCGGCCCGGGTCCCCGGGCGCCCGGTCACCGCGGTCGGGGTGGCGGGCTCGGGCACCATGGCGTCGGGCATCGCCGAGGTCTTCGCGAAGGCCGGGTACGCGGTGGTGCTCGCGGCCCGGACCCAGGAGAAGGCGGATGCCGCGAAGGGCCGGATCGCCACGTCCCTGGACCGCTCGGTCGCCAAGGGGCGGCTGACCGCGGAGGCCCGGGACGAGACGCTCGCCCGGATCACCGCGGCCGGTTCGCTGGACGCGTTCGCCGAGGTGGATCTCGCCGTGGAGGCGGTCGCCGAGGATCTGCTGGTCAAACAGCAGCTCTTCGCGACCCTGGACAAGGTCTGCAAGCCGGGCGCGGTGCTCGCCACCACCACGTCCTCGCTGCCGGTGGTCTCCGTCGCGCGGGCGACGTCGCGCCCCCAGGACGTGGTCGGGATGCACTTCTTCAACCCGGCGCCCGCGATGAAGCTCGTCGAGGTGGTCCGCACGGTGCTGACCGCCGACGACGTGCACGCCACCGTGCGGGAGGTCTGCGCCAAGGTGCGCAAGCACCCGGTGGACTGCGGCGACCGGGCCGGCTTCATCGTGAACGCGCTGCTCTTCCCGTACCTCAACAACGCGATCAAGATGGTCGAGGAGCACTACGCGACGCTGGACGACATCGACGCCGCGATGAAGCTCGGCGGCGGCTACCCGATGGGCCCGTTCGAGCTGTTGGACGTGGTCGGGCTGGACGTCTCCCTCGCCATCGAGAAGGTGCTGCACCAGGAGTTCCGCGACCCGGGCCTGGCCCCGGCGCCGCTGCTGGAACACCTGGTCGCGGCGGGGTGCCTGGGCCGCAAGACGGGGCGCGGATTCCGCGAGCACACCCGGCGCTGA
- a CDS encoding adenylosuccinate lyase: MDEMSRSLTEPPAGSLTEPLAEPLAGARTGPGAQSSAQSSAQSLAGPLARSLTDRLREEAGVAGEAECARLAATADREELARALVEPGRPLWARELAAFRLGCAGDRRAFEALVLLLNHRDPERCAGAAHALAELRDPRTPRAAAALATNPLRSAYALHPVRLLTALHAPESAPALIAALEGLLASGKPHREVALACVEGLGLLGDERARPVLESALAHPGLSGAAAEALRACRPPAG, encoded by the coding sequence ATGGATGAAATGTCGAGATCGCTCACGGAACCGCCCGCCGGGTCGCTCACGGAACCACTCGCCGAGCCGCTCGCGGGGGCCCGCACCGGCCCGGGGGCGCAGTCATCCGCGCAGTCATCCGCGCAGTCACTCGCCGGGCCGCTCGCGCGGTCGCTCACGGACCGGCTCCGGGAGGAAGCGGGTGTGGCGGGGGAGGCGGAGTGCGCGCGGCTCGCCGCCACCGCCGACCGCGAAGAACTCGCCCGGGCGCTCGTGGAACCGGGCCGCCCCCTCTGGGCCCGGGAACTCGCCGCCTTCCGGCTCGGCTGCGCCGGGGACCGCCGGGCCTTCGAGGCCCTGGTGCTGCTGCTCAACCACCGCGACCCCGAGCGCTGCGCCGGCGCCGCCCACGCCCTCGCCGAACTGCGCGACCCGCGCACGCCCCGCGCGGCCGCCGCGCTCGCCACCAACCCGCTGCGCTCCGCGTACGCCCTCCACCCCGTGCGCCTGCTGACCGCGCTGCACGCCCCGGAGTCGGCTCCCGCCCTGATCGCCGCCCTGGAGGGGCTGCTGGCGTCCGGGAAGCCGCACCGGGAGGTGGCCCTGGCGTGCGTGGAGGGGCTCGGCCTGCTCGGCGACGAGCGGGCCCGGCCCGTCCTGGAGTCGGCGCTGGCACACCCCGGGCTCTCCGGCGCGGCCGCCGAGGCCCTCAGGGCGTGCCGGCCGCCGGCGGGGTGA